One Sphingomonas sp. SUN039 genomic window carries:
- a CDS encoding GntR family transcriptional regulator, producing the protein MKTAEARTTTEVADWLREGIRRGRYAPGQRLIESDISKGTGAPRSKVREALQRLANEGLVILEEFRGASVRAMSIDEARQIYGARIALESYAAGECARLASDEQLLELARLQDAMNALETTGDHDKFAALNRDWHAQIITGANNARIATLLGTLNIQIYRLLFSTFYSAKRIDAANADHRVITTAIVERRAGDAERGMRAHIEQGFLALREIDAIYPA; encoded by the coding sequence ATGAAGACGGCCGAGGCACGCACGACCACCGAAGTTGCCGACTGGCTGCGCGAAGGCATCCGCCGCGGTCGCTACGCGCCCGGGCAGCGCTTGATCGAAAGCGACATCAGCAAGGGCACCGGCGCACCGCGATCGAAGGTGCGCGAAGCGTTGCAGCGGCTGGCGAACGAAGGGCTGGTCATCCTCGAGGAGTTTCGCGGTGCGTCGGTCCGCGCGATGAGCATCGACGAAGCGCGCCAGATCTACGGCGCGCGCATTGCGCTCGAAAGCTATGCGGCGGGCGAATGCGCGCGCCTCGCGAGCGACGAACAATTGCTCGAACTGGCGCGGTTGCAAGACGCGATGAACGCGCTCGAAACCACCGGCGACCATGACAAATTCGCCGCGCTCAACCGCGACTGGCACGCGCAGATCATCACGGGCGCCAACAATGCGCGGATCGCGACCCTGTTGGGGACGCTCAATATCCAGATCTACCGCTTGCTGTTCTCGACCTTTTACAGCGCGAAACGCATCGATGCCGCCAACGCCGATCATCGCGTCATCACGACGGCGATCGTCGAACGCCGCGCCGGGGACGCCGAACGGGGAATGCGTGCGCATATCGAACAGGGTTTCCTCGCCTTGAGAGAGATCGACGCCATCTACCCTGCCTGA
- a CDS encoding CapA family protein has product MARMMLTGDIVLDAPDPDHWLTGIAPATRAADLTIGHLEVPHTDAPSVLAGDVPAPGADPANLAALQRAGFGVLTLAGNHIADCGGRGIADTRAGLASLGIAATGAGADLVAASAPALTRLGDTRVAVFSYNCVGPENAWATETRAGCNWLRIETEDGSAIAPSAPLSRIGADVADRLKHDLSGIEAELKIVALHKGIVHTPARLAPYERELARLAIDAGGDVVIGHHAHIVRGVEFYRGKPVFHGLGNGCVVTTALSPGQDDPAREAWVARRKTLFGFEPDPAYTLAPFHPEAVNAFMGVIDWTNGAMRAGIMPVTVEAPGRPVIAGGTRVDTIIAYLHDIGTRAGLSPLVATWDGEVAWLG; this is encoded by the coding sequence ATGGCGCGGATGATGCTGACCGGCGACATCGTGCTCGACGCGCCTGATCCCGACCACTGGCTGACCGGGATTGCGCCTGCGACACGCGCCGCCGATCTGACCATCGGCCATCTCGAAGTGCCGCACACCGACGCGCCGAGCGTGCTGGCGGGCGATGTGCCTGCGCCCGGTGCCGATCCTGCCAATCTGGCCGCGCTGCAACGTGCGGGGTTCGGGGTGCTGACGCTGGCGGGCAACCATATCGCCGACTGCGGGGGGCGCGGGATCGCCGACACGCGCGCCGGACTGGCGTCACTGGGTATCGCGGCCACCGGCGCCGGTGCCGATCTGGTCGCGGCCTCGGCACCGGCCCTGACCCGGCTCGGCGATACGCGTGTCGCGGTCTTCAGCTATAATTGCGTCGGCCCGGAGAACGCCTGGGCGACGGAGACCCGCGCCGGGTGCAACTGGCTGCGGATCGAGACGGAGGACGGGAGCGCAATCGCGCCCTCGGCCCCGCTGTCGCGCATCGGCGCGGATGTCGCCGACCGGCTGAAGCACGATCTGTCGGGCATCGAAGCAGAACTGAAGATCGTCGCCCTGCACAAGGGGATCGTGCACACCCCGGCGCGCCTTGCGCCCTATGAGCGCGAGCTGGCCCGGCTGGCGATCGATGCCGGGGGGGATGTCGTTATCGGCCATCACGCGCATATCGTCCGCGGTGTCGAATTCTATCGCGGCAAGCCCGTCTTCCACGGCCTCGGCAATGGCTGCGTCGTCACCACCGCGCTGTCGCCGGGGCAGGACGACCCCGCACGCGAGGCCTGGGTCGCACGGCGCAAGACGCTGTTCGGCTTCGAACCCGATCCGGCCTACACCCTCGCGCCTTTCCATCCCGAAGCCGTCAACGCGTTCATGGGCGTGATCGACTGGACCAACGGCGCGATGCGCGCCGGGATCATGCCGGTGACGGTCGAGGCACCGGGGAGGCCGGTCATTGCCGGCGGCACCCGCGTCGACACGATCATCGCCTATCTCCATGATATCGGCACGCGCGCGGGACTTTCGCCGCTGGTCGCGACATGGGACGGAGAGGTTGCATGGCTCGGCTGA
- a CDS encoding TRAP transporter small permease subunit: MARLNGLLTWIGGGALLLATATDAIAVIGRYIGVALHGSIEVVQAAVLVSGSVALIAATAARAHATVHLLTERMGPRLADVLARTTALLSAAFFVALLAGGVWLSADLWQAREASELLAIPYAPLRIVANLAVACVALLFLRDVMGRRT; this comes from the coding sequence ATGGCTCGGCTGAACGGACTTCTCACCTGGATCGGCGGCGGCGCGCTGCTGCTCGCCACCGCTACCGACGCGATTGCCGTCATCGGTCGTTATATCGGCGTTGCGTTGCACGGATCGATCGAGGTCGTGCAGGCGGCCGTGCTGGTGTCGGGATCGGTGGCGCTGATCGCCGCCACTGCCGCGCGCGCACATGCGACCGTCCACTTGCTGACCGAGCGCATGGGGCCGCGTCTGGCGGACGTGCTCGCGCGCACCACCGCATTGCTGTCGGCCGCCTTCTTCGTCGCGCTGCTCGCCGGGGGCGTCTGGCTGTCGGCGGACCTGTGGCAGGCGCGAGAGGCAAGCGAACTGCTCGCCATTCCCTATGCGCCGCTGCGGATCGTCGCGAACCTCGCGGTCGCATGCGTGGCGCTGCTGTTCCTCCGCGATGTGATGGGCAGGCGCACATGA
- a CDS encoding TRAP transporter large permease, translated as MTYATPETGMVGMAVLFILLLAGMPIGVALGLVGFGGLAIVLGFEPALIKSGVVAFETLTRYELGTLPLFLLIAHLCFSANASRDLFDAAAKLIGHRRGGLAMASVGGCAAFGTISGSSLATAATIGLVALPEMKKRGYSDALATGSVAAGGTLGQMIPPSGALIVFGIISEQSIGKLFTAAIIPGVTQMLFYLIVIALLVRWRPSIAPPSVRASWRERGAALAKVADITALMIFVIAGIAIGWFAPSEAAAVGVTGALAIAAWRKRLTFASLGTALEETLRTSGLIFAVVIGALIFSVFVSVTGLADTIGLWIGGLGLGTLGTVVVIAVVLLLLGSVLDGLALMLLTTPIMLPIIESMGLSPIWFGIFLVRAMEIGFVHPPIGMNLYVIHGIAKDVHLNRIFKGVVPFLGADLFHLALLGIFPAIALWLPKVLAG; from the coding sequence ATGACCTATGCAACGCCCGAAACCGGGATGGTCGGCATGGCCGTGCTGTTCATCCTGCTGCTCGCGGGAATGCCGATCGGCGTCGCGCTGGGGCTGGTCGGATTCGGCGGGCTCGCTATCGTGCTCGGCTTCGAACCGGCGCTGATCAAGTCGGGTGTGGTCGCCTTCGAAACGCTGACCCGCTACGAACTGGGGACGCTGCCGCTGTTCCTGCTGATCGCGCATCTGTGTTTCTCCGCGAACGCCAGTCGCGACCTGTTCGACGCGGCGGCCAAGCTGATCGGGCATCGCCGCGGCGGCCTCGCGATGGCGTCGGTCGGGGGGTGCGCCGCCTTTGGCACGATCAGCGGATCGAGCCTCGCCACTGCCGCAACCATCGGCCTCGTCGCCCTGCCCGAAATGAAAAAGCGCGGCTATTCGGACGCGCTCGCCACCGGGTCGGTCGCGGCGGGCGGCACGCTCGGCCAGATGATCCCGCCGTCGGGCGCGCTGATCGTGTTCGGGATTATCTCCGAGCAATCGATCGGCAAATTGTTCACGGCGGCGATCATCCCCGGCGTGACACAGATGCTGTTCTACCTGATCGTCATTGCGCTGCTGGTGCGCTGGCGACCGTCGATCGCCCCGCCGAGCGTTCGCGCCAGCTGGCGCGAGCGCGGCGCAGCGCTCGCCAAAGTCGCCGACATCACGGCGCTGATGATCTTCGTGATCGCGGGCATCGCCATTGGCTGGTTCGCGCCATCGGAAGCCGCTGCGGTCGGTGTCACCGGCGCGCTGGCCATCGCGGCGTGGCGCAAGCGGCTGACCTTCGCCAGCCTTGGCACGGCACTCGAAGAAACGTTGCGGACCAGCGGCCTCATCTTTGCGGTCGTCATCGGCGCCCTGATTTTCTCGGTCTTCGTCAGCGTCACCGGCCTCGCCGACACGATCGGTCTGTGGATCGGCGGCCTCGGGCTGGGCACGCTCGGGACCGTCGTCGTCATTGCCGTCGTGCTGCTGCTGCTCGGCTCGGTGCTCGACGGGCTCGCGCTCATGCTGCTGACGACGCCGATCATGCTGCCGATCATCGAGTCGATGGGCCTGTCGCCGATCTGGTTCGGCATCTTCCTCGTCCGCGCGATGGAGATCGGCTTTGTCCATCCGCCGATCGGCATGAACCTCTACGTCATCCACGGCATCGCCAAGGACGTGCATTTGAACCGTATTTTTAAGGGCGTGGTCCCGTTCCTCGGGGCCGATCTGTTCCATCTCGCGCTGCTCGGCATCTTCCCCGCAATTGCGCTTTGGCTGCCCAAGGTGCTGGCCGGATGA
- a CDS encoding 2-hydroxyacyl-CoA dehydratase family protein, which produces MSGIAKVGADVPLDVLLARGDYRGHLPWDVDAPTPVADRWLESSFAPWHKSILESWATGAFDDLDTVVFTRGEDSTQRLYYYIRELQRRGELGGPEAVIFDIARVERASSAARTVHAVRKLAEQLGIDEDALERGIAAANAQRTGAAAPASDRRTCLLAGTPQPDLRLHLRVAAAGWHPVGPTLADVVDDAGPAVATNSDDPATAIAAQLRDHARSARAFRDHAAVLRTDVAAAQAQAVVIWLIEEEEAMLWELPAQVAALDADGIPVLQLTRRRWDATDGAGDDIAAFLASLA; this is translated from the coding sequence ATGAGCGGGATCGCCAAAGTGGGTGCCGATGTGCCGCTCGATGTCCTGCTCGCGCGCGGCGACTATCGCGGGCATCTGCCGTGGGATGTCGATGCACCGACGCCGGTCGCCGACCGCTGGCTCGAATCCAGCTTTGCGCCCTGGCATAAATCGATCCTCGAAAGCTGGGCGACCGGGGCGTTCGACGACCTCGACACCGTGGTGTTCACGCGCGGCGAGGACAGCACCCAGCGGCTTTATTATTACATCCGCGAGCTTCAGCGGCGCGGCGAACTGGGCGGCCCGGAGGCCGTGATCTTCGACATCGCCCGGGTCGAGCGCGCGTCGAGTGCGGCGCGCACGGTGCATGCGGTCAGGAAACTGGCCGAACAGCTCGGCATCGACGAGGACGCGCTCGAACGCGGCATTGCGGCGGCGAATGCCCAGCGGACCGGCGCCGCTGCACCCGCGAGCGACCGCCGGACCTGCCTGTTGGCCGGAACACCGCAGCCCGATTTGCGCCTGCACCTGCGCGTAGCGGCTGCTGGCTGGCACCCGGTCGGGCCGACGCTGGCCGATGTCGTCGACGATGCCGGACCGGCTGTCGCAACGAACAGCGACGATCCGGCAACGGCGATTGCGGCGCAGCTCCGCGACCATGCCCGCAGCGCCCGGGCATTCCGCGACCATGCCGCCGTGCTGCGCACCGATGTTGCAGCGGCACAGGCGCAAGCGGTCGTCATCTGGCTGATCGAGGAAGAGGAAGCGATGCTGTGGGAACTCCCCGCACAGGTCGCGGCACTCGACGCGGACGGTATCCCCGTGTTGCAACTGACCCGCCGCCGCTGGGACGCGACAGACGGCGCGGGCGACGACATCGCCGCCTTTCTGGCGTCGCTGGCATGA
- a CDS encoding CoA transferase, with protein MRPLAGHRVAALGGMADRPLARFLASLGAEIGGGIDGASFVIDDLGLDLLDDRGIIVPDNAVHVSVTSFGSGGPHSRWRGGEFVASAMGGALRVTGDPDRRPVKEALDACTFHADMAAAAGAMAAHYARGTHGRGQHVDVSIQQVAFSRNFNGVLVWQFDRRKLARVGGALAYGKATVKCIWKLADGWCFHSLMTGRLGAPANQGLSDWMDDVGADNPMRGTDWLAYNRSTLPAETRAVWEAAITAFFATRTKAEIATEGLRRGINACVANEPADVLADPHLAARSFFGTADGLPERFLGWRKGSTAAAPAVHSGTRPGPLSGVRVLDFAWALVGSITTKTLGDLGADVVKIESRTRPDLARLDVQVSVSQPGNWDDKPWFAHLNTSKRSVSLDLKQPDARRLIDPLIDWADVVVENFSPGTMAKLGLDYDSLAARNPGIVMVSGSVFGQTGPMAKEWGVDGTGGALSGRTFLTGWPDRDPVIPGAVPYGDVIVPYAMAAGVAAALQHRRETGRGCHIDASMYEISVQQMRDALVAAKRGERPARTGNADAHAVLQDVFPALGEDRWIAISLFDGTDKSRLDAVTGGDIATWTATREDHAAVAELQAAGIAAGVVQDAGDMIDHDAQLRGRGALVQLDHAVLGPFGHIATPIAFSRDAFTPYRAPSMGEHCDAVARGIAGLDDATIAALHASGVFK; from the coding sequence ATGAGGCCACTTGCCGGACACCGCGTCGCCGCATTGGGCGGCATGGCCGACCGCCCGCTCGCGCGCTTTCTGGCGTCGCTCGGTGCCGAAATCGGCGGCGGCATCGATGGCGCGTCGTTCGTCATCGATGATCTGGGGCTCGACCTTTTGGACGACCGGGGCATCATCGTTCCCGACAACGCCGTCCATGTTTCGGTCACCAGCTTTGGCAGCGGCGGCCCGCATTCGCGCTGGCGCGGGGGCGAGTTCGTCGCTTCGGCGATGGGTGGTGCGCTGCGCGTGACCGGCGATCCCGACCGTCGCCCGGTCAAGGAAGCGCTCGACGCCTGCACCTTCCACGCCGATATGGCCGCCGCCGCCGGGGCCATGGCCGCGCATTATGCACGCGGGACGCACGGGCGCGGCCAGCATGTCGATGTCTCGATCCAGCAGGTCGCGTTCAGCCGAAATTTCAACGGGGTGCTGGTCTGGCAATTCGACCGGCGCAAGCTTGCGCGCGTCGGCGGGGCGCTCGCCTATGGCAAGGCGACGGTGAAGTGCATCTGGAAACTCGCCGATGGCTGGTGCTTCCACTCGCTGATGACCGGACGGCTCGGCGCGCCCGCCAATCAGGGCTTGAGCGACTGGATGGACGATGTCGGTGCCGACAATCCGATGCGCGGCACCGACTGGCTCGCCTACAACCGCTCGACACTACCCGCCGAAACGCGTGCGGTTTGGGAAGCGGCGATCACCGCCTTTTTTGCGACGCGGACCAAGGCTGAGATTGCCACCGAAGGGCTGAGGCGCGGCATCAACGCCTGTGTCGCCAACGAACCCGCCGATGTGCTCGCCGATCCGCATCTCGCCGCACGCAGTTTTTTCGGTACCGCCGACGGCTTGCCCGAACGCTTTCTCGGCTGGCGGAAGGGCAGCACCGCTGCTGCCCCGGCCGTCCACAGCGGCACACGGCCCGGCCCGCTGTCCGGCGTCCGCGTGCTCGATTTCGCCTGGGCGCTGGTCGGATCGATCACGACCAAGACCTTGGGCGATCTCGGTGCCGATGTCGTCAAGATCGAGAGCCGGACGCGCCCCGATCTCGCGCGGCTCGACGTGCAGGTATCGGTGTCGCAACCGGGCAATTGGGACGACAAGCCGTGGTTCGCGCACCTCAACACCTCGAAACGCAGCGTGTCGCTCGATCTCAAACAGCCCGATGCCCGCCGCCTCATCGATCCGCTGATCGACTGGGCCGATGTCGTCGTCGAGAATTTCTCGCCGGGAACGATGGCCAAGCTCGGCCTCGACTATGACAGCCTTGCCGCGCGCAATCCCGGCATCGTCATGGTTTCGGGCAGCGTGTTCGGCCAGACCGGCCCGATGGCAAAGGAATGGGGCGTCGACGGTACCGGCGGCGCGCTGTCGGGGCGGACCTTCCTGACCGGCTGGCCCGACCGCGATCCGGTGATCCCCGGCGCCGTGCCCTATGGCGACGTCATCGTGCCCTATGCGATGGCGGCGGGCGTCGCGGCCGCGCTCCAACATCGCCGCGAGACCGGGCGCGGCTGCCATATCGACGCGTCGATGTACGAAATCAGCGTACAGCAGATGCGCGACGCGCTGGTCGCCGCCAAGCGCGGCGAACGACCGGCGCGCACAGGCAATGCCGATGCGCATGCGGTGCTGCAGGACGTCTTTCCGGCGCTCGGCGAAGACCGCTGGATCGCGATCTCGCTGTTCGACGGGACCGACAAATCGAGGCTGGACGCGGTCACCGGTGGCGACATCGCCACCTGGACCGCCACCCGCGAAGACCATGCTGCCGTTGCCGAACTGCAAGCCGCCGGGATCGCGGCGGGGGTGGTGCAGGATGCCGGGGACATGATCGACCACGACGCGCAGCTGCGCGGGCGCGGTGCACTGGTGCAGCTCGACCATGCCGTGCTTGGCCCCTTCGGCCATATCGCGACGCCGATCGCCTTTTCGCGCGATGCTTTCACGCCCTATCGCGCGCCGTCGATGGGCGAACATTGCGATGCCGTCGCGCGCGGGATCGCGGGACTCGACGACGCAACCATCGCCGCGTTGCATGCTTCCGGAGTGTTCAAATGA
- a CDS encoding 2-hydroxyacyl-CoA dehydratase subunit D codes for MSVETGQRSRKDLACTADANAYQKAFGADLKRRVVDDGEPFAVVQADTPHEIFHAMDIPIVTNQWWSAYISAKQLSSRYFDVMAAKGYPANSCRYCSLGLACTLANDPATAPWGGLPTPTVLVARLTCDCIQHVFAQWAEALGTDFFPMEAPAWDVQDANWFAKSNRDWDEVFQPDRIALMVAEMRDLIVLLERKTERRFDEAKFMHLMEQINVQEGYIHEAAQLIGRTRPSPVSIADQMPNTMIPQWHRGSDWAVAHAKRFRDEVFARVAAGEAAASNERIRLMWIGAGVWHDPGFYQALEARLGAVFVWSMYMPFAGPQYIRELKGRPMDALASRICSMNEVLHLPPWMSGWMVAEAARCGIDAAIMLVPPDNRLSQSGTKLTAQALEAAGTPVLMLDADMVDAKKWDHDRMVSTVAEFLAKAGLA; via the coding sequence ATGAGTGTCGAGACCGGCCAGCGCAGCCGCAAGGATCTGGCATGCACGGCGGATGCCAACGCCTATCAAAAGGCGTTCGGGGCCGACCTGAAGCGGCGCGTCGTCGACGATGGCGAGCCCTTCGCGGTCGTGCAGGCCGACACCCCGCACGAGATTTTCCATGCGATGGATATCCCCATCGTCACCAACCAATGGTGGTCGGCCTATATCTCGGCCAAGCAGCTTTCGAGCCGCTATTTCGACGTGATGGCGGCGAAGGGCTATCCGGCCAATTCGTGCCGCTATTGCTCGCTGGGCCTTGCCTGCACGCTCGCGAACGACCCCGCGACCGCGCCCTGGGGCGGATTGCCGACGCCGACGGTGCTTGTCGCGCGGCTGACCTGCGACTGTATCCAGCATGTCTTCGCGCAATGGGCGGAGGCACTCGGCACCGACTTCTTCCCGATGGAAGCGCCCGCCTGGGATGTGCAGGATGCGAACTGGTTCGCCAAATCGAACCGCGATTGGGACGAGGTGTTCCAGCCCGACCGGATCGCGCTGATGGTTGCCGAGATGCGCGACCTGATCGTGCTGCTCGAACGCAAGACCGAGCGGCGTTTCGACGAGGCGAAGTTCATGCACCTGATGGAACAGATCAATGTGCAGGAAGGCTATATCCACGAGGCCGCCCAGCTGATCGGGCGGACGCGCCCGTCGCCGGTGTCTATTGCCGACCAGATGCCCAACACCATGATCCCGCAATGGCACCGCGGCAGCGACTGGGCGGTCGCGCATGCCAAACGGTTTCGCGACGAAGTGTTCGCGCGCGTGGCCGCTGGCGAGGCAGCGGCGTCGAACGAGCGCATTCGGCTGATGTGGATCGGTGCGGGCGTCTGGCACGATCCGGGCTTTTACCAGGCGCTCGAAGCACGGCTCGGCGCGGTGTTCGTCTGGTCGATGTACATGCCGTTCGCGGGACCGCAGTATATCCGCGAGCTGAAAGGGCGACCGATGGATGCGCTCGCCAGCCGCATCTGTTCGATGAACGAGGTGCTCCACCTGCCCCCCTGGATGAGCGGGTGGATGGTCGCCGAAGCCGCACGCTGCGGGATCGACGCGGCCATCATGCTCGTGCCGCCCGACAACCGGCTGTCGCAATCGGGGACCAAGCTGACAGCACAGGCCTTGGAAGCCGCAGGGACGCCGGTGCTGATGCTCGACGCCGATATGGTCGATGCCAAGAAATGGGATCACGACCGCATGGTTTCGACCGTGGCGGAGTTCCTTGCCAAGGCGGGACTGGCATGA
- the dctP gene encoding TRAP transporter substrate-binding protein DctP has protein sequence MRVLGLLLALLLAACAKPLPPGVTQLSYSTPYSPNHPFSRADQIWMAYVERASGGSLKIVPRWSGAVLSADMSMEELRHGVADIGLVTPIYAKGGAQLLRTQAGFYSGVTTIPQQVALYRCIAAASPRIAEELKGLKVLAVQGGSMPGLVTRDRPVTRLSDLKGLRLRVPGELGVVLGGMGVDTVNMPMGEVYSSMAKGVVDGVAAGQDAIKSLHFAEVAHHYTTLRIPRGAYPARAMGTARWNRLSPEQQLVLERGVAVWEAAIASEIEKSLGAGIAEARAKNMQIHAIAPADQTAFDARYLADAERNAQRLSASGIDAMAAFRAARASIGPGGNVSCRT, from the coding sequence ATGAGGGTGCTCGGCCTCCTGCTCGCGCTGCTGCTTGCGGCCTGCGCCAAACCCCTGCCACCGGGCGTGACGCAGCTCAGCTATTCTACGCCCTATTCGCCCAACCACCCGTTCAGCCGCGCCGACCAGATCTGGATGGCCTATGTCGAACGCGCCTCGGGCGGCAGCCTGAAGATCGTGCCGCGCTGGTCGGGGGCGGTGTTGTCCGCAGATATGTCGATGGAGGAATTGCGGCACGGCGTCGCCGATATCGGCCTCGTCACCCCGATCTATGCCAAGGGCGGCGCGCAATTGCTGCGCACGCAGGCGGGCTTTTACAGTGGGGTTACGACCATCCCGCAGCAGGTCGCGCTGTATCGCTGCATCGCGGCGGCTTCGCCCCGCATCGCCGAGGAACTCAAGGGGCTGAAAGTGCTCGCTGTCCAGGGCGGCAGTATGCCCGGCCTTGTCACCCGCGACCGTCCGGTCACGCGGCTAAGCGATCTCAAGGGCTTGCGGTTGCGCGTGCCCGGAGAGCTGGGCGTGGTGCTCGGCGGGATGGGAGTCGACACCGTCAACATGCCGATGGGCGAGGTCTATTCATCGATGGCGAAGGGCGTCGTCGACGGGGTCGCGGCCGGACAGGATGCGATCAAATCGCTACACTTCGCCGAGGTGGCCCATCATTATACGACCCTCCGGATCCCGCGTGGCGCCTATCCGGCGCGGGCCATGGGAACGGCGCGCTGGAACCGCCTGTCGCCCGAACAGCAACTGGTTCTGGAGCGCGGGGTTGCGGTGTGGGAAGCGGCGATCGCGAGCGAGATCGAAAAATCGCTCGGTGCCGGGATTGCCGAGGCCCGCGCCAAGAACATGCAGATCCATGCCATCGCGCCCGCCGATCAGACCGCGTTCGATGCCCGCTATCTGGCGGATGCAGAGCGCAACGCGCAGCGGCTGTCGGCGTCGGGGATCGACGCCATGGCCGCGTTCCGGGCCGCGCGTGCAAGCATCGGTCCCGGCGGCAATGTGAGTTGCCGGACATGA
- a CDS encoding CaiB/BaiF CoA-transferase family protein encodes MTRPLDNIVIADFSHVMAGPYASYLLGLLGARIIKIESPSGDNFRTYGADRRFDGMSPAFIGANVGKESIVLDLKDAGDAATAREIVARADVLLENFRPGVIARLGFGYDAVRAYNPDIVYCSVSGYGQTGPQQDWPAIDNIVQATSGMMMLSGDEGEAPIRVGFPIVDTLTGQTAAFAILAALYRRMQGSGGECLDVAMFDATLAFMSSAVVPHLVTGTGLPRSGNVGFSGQPTAGVFVAGDGRHLSLGVVQPHQFAALARHIGRDDWLADPRYATADGRREHGTVLAAELTLALQAKPASEWERSMNAAGIPCGMVRGVGEAVAMLEQSGRGDLVNFDPAHLPPGARGRITGLGYRAADRPESVAPPPPLGGNGESIRAWLAETGTRS; translated from the coding sequence ATGACCCGTCCGCTCGACAACATCGTCATCGCCGACTTCAGCCACGTCATGGCGGGGCCCTATGCCTCGTATCTGCTCGGGCTGCTCGGCGCGCGGATCATCAAGATCGAATCGCCGTCGGGCGACAATTTCCGCACCTATGGTGCCGACCGCCGCTTCGACGGCATGTCGCCGGCGTTCATCGGCGCGAACGTGGGCAAGGAGTCGATCGTCCTCGACCTGAAGGATGCGGGGGACGCGGCGACCGCGCGCGAGATCGTGGCGCGGGCCGATGTGCTGCTCGAAAACTTCCGGCCCGGCGTAATCGCGCGGCTGGGCTTCGGCTATGACGCGGTGCGGGCTTATAATCCCGACATCGTCTATTGCTCGGTGTCGGGCTACGGCCAGACCGGTCCGCAGCAGGACTGGCCCGCCATCGACAATATCGTGCAGGCCACCAGCGGCATGATGATGCTGAGCGGCGACGAGGGCGAAGCGCCGATCCGCGTGGGCTTTCCCATCGTGGATACGCTGACCGGCCAGACCGCGGCGTTCGCGATTCTCGCGGCGCTCTATCGGCGCATGCAGGGCAGTGGCGGCGAATGCCTCGACGTGGCGATGTTCGACGCGACGCTCGCCTTCATGTCGTCGGCCGTGGTGCCGCACCTTGTCACCGGCACCGGCTTGCCGCGATCGGGCAATGTCGGCTTTTCGGGCCAGCCGACCGCAGGGGTGTTCGTCGCGGGCGACGGGCGGCACTTGTCGCTCGGCGTCGTCCAGCCCCACCAGTTTGCGGCGCTCGCCCGCCACATCGGTCGTGACGACTGGCTCGCCGACCCGCGTTACGCCACCGCCGATGGTCGCCGCGAACACGGCACGGTACTGGCCGCCGAGCTGACGCTCGCGCTGCAAGCCAAACCGGCGAGCGAATGGGAGCGGTCGATGAACGCCGCCGGAATCCCTTGCGGCATGGTTCGGGGTGTCGGCGAAGCTGTGGCGATGCTCGAACAATCGGGGCGAGGCGATCTGGTCAATTTCGATCCGGCGCATTTGCCCCCCGGCGCGCGCGGGCGCATCACGGGACTGGGGTATCGCGCTGCCGACCGACCGGAAAGCGTTGCGCCACCCCCGCCGCTCGGAGGCAACGGCGAAAGCATCCGGGCCTGGCTGGCCGAGACTGGAACGCGTTCGTAA
- a CDS encoding DUF3237 domain-containing protein: MTITRRDALTATAGATLAAATLARPADAAEPVAPGLEFVFAAEVTLGSPVELGTSGGARQRFVPITGGTVTGPRLTGIVMPGGGDRQAIRPDGLTTIRAQYFLKAADDTVIGIDNPGVRVAAPDIIARLTAGEDLDPSLYYFRTTPVFDVVDGPHGWLRRSVFVCQGIRHPKTVALRVFRVG; this comes from the coding sequence ATGACGATCACGCGGCGCGATGCGCTCACGGCAACGGCCGGCGCGACATTGGCTGCGGCCACGCTGGCCCGTCCGGCCGATGCCGCCGAACCGGTCGCACCCGGCCTCGAATTCGTGTTCGCCGCCGAAGTCACGCTCGGCTCGCCGGTCGAGCTCGGCACCAGCGGCGGCGCGCGCCAGCGCTTCGTACCGATCACCGGCGGGACCGTGACCGGCCCGCGCCTGACCGGCATCGTCATGCCCGGCGGCGGCGACCGTCAGGCAATCCGTCCCGACGGGCTGACGACCATCCGCGCGCAATATTTTCTGAAAGCCGCCGACGACACGGTGATCGGGATCGACAATCCCGGCGTGCGGGTCGCCGCGCCTGACATCATCGCCCGGCTGACCGCGGGCGAGGACCTCGACCCGTCGCTTTATTATTTCCGGACGACGCCGGTCTTCGACGTGGTCGACGGCCCGCACGGCTGGCTGCGGCGCTCGGTGTTCGTCTGCCAGGGCATTCGCCACCCCAAGACCGTGGCGCTGCGCGTCTTTCGGGTCGGCTGA